In Anthonomus grandis grandis chromosome 16, icAntGran1.3, whole genome shotgun sequence, a single window of DNA contains:
- the LOC126745458 gene encoding uncharacterized protein LOC126745458 isoform X1 — MLYVPWRNEVDEVEHVDQQMKYVDRYAEIVENRRKFNVLDEKILDEALQCAQDRTDNLINNGFEGNIDNEYMAYAIDNPDYNPFDGIDGNQNEAPVKHMAFPTPHQIPDSEYVELISKLNQKQYEFLNIVQDQLLEKQSFYCVLSGPAGTGKSHLITAITQTLLRHYNSIPGNKPESIKVLLAAPTGKAAFNIGGITLHSALSLPVNQYDDDLIPLSHETVNTIYSALCELKLIIIDEYSMVGAKMFGHVNSRLQQIFKSDEAFGNIPIVMCGDSRQLPPVGDSFLFLPSKRNPYKEICGTYLWDLFKYFELTEIMRQSNDKSFAIALNNMACGAMTDDDVKLIKSREVPTDFQIPEDTIHLFSYNSDVDAYNNEKLSTYNTERSVSEAKDVVKGSCSEKLKTLFLEYAKGLKKSESFGLMLTVTLQLNAKYMISLNIDTKDGLVNGATGALRKIEYDHNQIPNRVWIEFFDTKTGIDCRNKHKAHMEAHNIPTTWTPILKTARAIKIQKGSNVHVERLQFPLLISEGITIHKSQGATYEQVVVHIRKQMSRSSVYVACSRVTKLSGLYIIGQFKAPRPPTDKDVAFKELKNLQTNKLLISRYENQFVKDVHVKNVIAYQNVQSLSKNLKFIKNNPIFKDAHLLFFVETWLHKNNTTNIEINGFECFANLFSNENVSKPFGIICYKKKDLTAKISSINKYTKNFSGIVFQAVTFLLNDIFVMVVYNPPKLTILQAQRCLSDIIFGQQGRILIIGDFNQDIINETQNGLKMTLNFKGLTSKLSVDESTTKSNTQIDWLFSNFKNLQHFIYNTVYSHHKAIVVSIYDKDFIPTLPKTVNESKKVSQKLHFNVKNTNNNNQYLATQASLQEDEESINNDDDIILSSDDESIPHVYSTPPSLMNRDNVSCYANSVLQSLLCLPEIRDSISKRNTNINSRIHDIMLKRTNSAMAVRQLLGGIFLRQEQQDAEEFCRKLLRKLDVDDVQIHINARAHLDVKHCENCNINEYGINDMVSIYIAYFPENCGNNINFELMFIPRQSELICQNCSNNLTTFSKLTFVSKYLVLQLQRSQIRNGRSVKINTTFSNFNNQNVVLDNFRFKVKCVIKHHGQEITSGHYTSVVNINNQWWNCDDNNIGTILIAANQVIVTRFQFKGNTFKGLDNDKSIHQTLTRRLQIEGKITSSWSFGLLEI; from the coding sequence ATGTTATATGTTCCATGGAGAAATGAAGTAGATGAAGTTGAACATGTTGATCAGCAAATGAAATATGTTGACCGATATGCTGAAATAGTCGAAAATAGACggaaatttaatgttttagatGAGAAAATATTAGATGAGGCATTGCAATGTGCCCAAGATAGAACAGATAACCTCATTAATAATGGCTTTGAGGGCAATATCGACAATGAGTACATGGCATATGCCATAGATAATCCTGATTATAATCCATTTGATGGCATTGATGGAAACCAAAATGAAGCACCTGTTAAACATATGGCCTTTCCTACTCCTCATCAAATTCCAGACTCAGAGTATGTGGAACTTATAAGCAAATTAAACCAGAAACAATATGAGTTCCTAAATATTGTACAAGACCAGTTACTTGAAAAACAATCATTTTATTGCGTACTTAGTGGACCAGCTGGTACAGGAAAAAGTCACCTAATAACAGCCATAACTCAAACATTATTAAGACATTACAATTCAATTCCTGGAAATAAACCTGAAAGTATCAAAGTTTTACTTGCTGCACCAACAGGCAAAGCAGCATTTAACATTGGCGGAATAACTCTACATTCTGCTCTGTCCTTACCAGTTAATCAATACGATGATGACTTGATTCCCTTAAGCCATGAAACAGTCAACACAATCTATTCTGCCTTATGTGAACTTAAACTAATCATAATTGACGAGTATTCCATGGTTGGTGCCAAAATGTTTGGACATGTAAACAGCAGATTGCAGCAAATCTTCAAATCTGATGAAGCATTTGGAAACATTCCCATTGTCATGTGTGGCGACAGTCGTCAACTACCACCAGTAGGagattcctttttatttttgccATCAAAGAGGAATCCCTACAAGGAAATCTGTGGCACTTATTTATGGGACCTTTTTAAGTACTTTGAATTAACCGAGATTATGAGACAAAGTAACGATAAATCATTTGCCATCGCCTTAAATAATATGGCATGTGGTGCGATGACTGACGACGATGTGAAGTTAATTAAGTCGAGAGAGGTTCCTACTGACTTCCAAATCCCAGAAGACACCATCCATTTATTCAGCTACAATAGTGATGTGGATGCATACAATAACGAAAAATTGTCTACGTATAACACAGAGCGGTCGGTGAGTGAAGCCAAAGATGTAGTTAAAGGTAGTTGCtctgaaaaactaaaaacattatttttggaatatgcgaaaggtttaaaaaaatctgagagTTTTGGCTTAATGTTGACTGTAACTCTACAATTAAATGCAAAATATATGATCTCTCTCAACATAGATACCAAGGACGGTTTAGTCAATGGTGCAACAGGTGCCCTTCGAAAAATTGAATATGATCACAATCAGATTCCAAATAGAGTATGGATAGAATTTTTCGATACAAAGACTGGTATAGATTGTCGAAACAAACATAAAGCCCACATGGAAGCCCACAACATACCGACCACTTGGACACCAATACTAAAAACTGCAAGAGCGATCAAAATCCAAAAAGGGAGTAACGTCCACGTCGAAAGGCTACAGTTTCCACTTCTCATCAGTGAGGGAATCACCATCCATAAGAGTCAAGGTGCTACCTATGAACAAGTGGTTGTTCACATAAGAAAGCAAATGTCCAGAAGCAGTGTGTATGTTGCCTGCAGCCGAGTTACCAAACTAAGTGGATTGTACATCATTGGACAATTCAAGGCTCCAAGACCACCAACCGACAAAGATGTTGCTTTCAAGGAACTCAAAAATTTGCAGACTAATAAGCTCCTAATATCCAGGTATGAGAACCAATTTGTCAAAGATGTTCATGTTAAAAACGTCATTGCTTATCAAAATGTACAAAGCTTAtcaaaaaatctcaaatttataaaaaacaatccgATCTTTAAAGATGcacatttgttattttttgttgagactTGGTTACACAAAAACAATACTActaatatagaaataaatggTTTTGAATGTTTTGCAAATTTATTCAGTAATGAAAATGTAAGCAAACCTTTTGGCATAATTTGTTATAAGAAAAAAGATTTAACTGCAAAAATAAGTTCAATAAATAAGTACACTAAAAATTTCTCTGGAATAGTTTTTCAAGCTGtaacatttcttttaaatgatatttttgttatggTAGTATACAATCCTccaaaattaacgattttacaAGCCCAACGTTGTTTAAGTGACATTATTTTTGGTCAGCAAGGACGGATATTAATTATTGGTGATTTTAATCAAGACATAATAAATGAGACACAAAATGGCCTTAAAATGACTTTGAATTTCAAAGGTTTAACATCTAAACTTAGTGTAGATGAATCTACTACAAAATCTAATACTCAAATTGATTGGCTTTTcagtaactttaaaaatttacaacattttatatataataccgTTTATAGTCATCATAAAGCCATAGTGGTTAGTATTTAtgataaagattttattccaaCATTACCAAAAACTGTTAATGAGTCTAAAAAAGTATCtcaaaaattacactttaatgttaagaatactaataataataatcaatatttagcAACCCAAGCATCCTTACAGGAAGATGAAGAAAGTATTAATAATGATGATGACATTATTTTAAGTTCTGATGATGAGAGTATCCCTCATGTTTATAGCACACCACCTTCATTGATGAATAGAGATAATGTTTCGTGTTATGCTAATAGTGTTTTACAGTCACTTTTATGTTTACCAGAAATTCGTGATTCAATTTCAAAGCGAAACACCAACATTAACTCTAGGATTCATGACATTATGCTAAAGAGAACAAATTCTGCAATGGCAGTGAGACAATTACTAGGAGGCATATTCCTACGGCAAGAGCAACAAGACGCTGAAGAATTCTGTagaaaattattgagaaaattggACGTAGACGATGTTCAAATCCACATTAATGCTCGAGCCCATCTGGATGTAAAACATTGTGAAAACTGCAACATTAATGAATATGGAATCAACGATATGGTCAGTATATATATAGCatattttccggaaaactgtggaaataatataaattttgaattgatgTTTATTCCTAGACAAAGTGAATTAATATGTCAAAATTGTAGTAATAACTTAACAACATTTTCCAAACTTACCtttgtttctaaatatttagttttacaaCTTCAAAGGTCTCAAATTAGAAATGGTCgttcagttaaaataaataccaccttctcaaattttaataatcaaaatgtaGTTTTAGATAATTTCAGATTTAAGGTGAAGTGTGTTATCAAGCATC
- the LOC126745458 gene encoding uncharacterized protein LOC126745458 isoform X2: protein MLYVPWRNEVDEVEHVDQQMKYVDRYAEIVENRRKFNVLDEKILDEALQCAQDRTDNLINNGFEGNIDNEYMAYAIDNPDYNPFDGIDGNQNEAPVKHMAFPTPHQIPDSEYVELISKLNQKQYEFLNIVQDQLLEKQSFYCVLSGPAGTGKSHLITAITQTLLRHYNSIPGNKPESIKVLLAAPTGKAAFNIGGITLHSALSLPVNQYDDDLIPLSHETVNTIYSALCELKLIIIDEYSMVGAKMFGHVNSRLQQIFKSDEAFGNIPIVMCGDSRQLPPVGDSFLFLPSKRNPYKEICGTYLWDLFKYFELTEIMRQSNDKSFAIALNNMACGAMTDDDVKLIKSREVPTDFQIPEDTIHLFSYNSDVDAYNNEKLSTYNTERSVSEAKDVVKGSCSEKLKTLFLEYAKGLKKSESFGLMLTVTLQLNAKYMISLNIDTKDGLVNGATGALRKIEYDHNQIPNRVWIEFFDTKTGIDCRNKHKAHMEAHNIPTTWTPILKTARAIKIQKGSNVHVERLQFPLLISEGITIHKSQGATYEQVVVHIRKQMSRSSVYVACSRVTKLSGLYIIGQFKAPRPPTDKDVAFKELKNLQTNKLLISSNPSILTGR from the exons ATGTTATATGTTCCATGGAGAAATGAAGTAGATGAAGTTGAACATGTTGATCAGCAAATGAAATATGTTGACCGATATGCTGAAATAGTCGAAAATAGACggaaatttaatgttttagatGAGAAAATATTAGATGAGGCATTGCAATGTGCCCAAGATAGAACAGATAACCTCATTAATAATGGCTTTGAGGGCAATATCGACAATGAGTACATGGCATATGCCATAGATAATCCTGATTATAATCCATTTGATGGCATTGATGGAAACCAAAATGAAGCACCTGTTAAACATATGGCCTTTCCTACTCCTCATCAAATTCCAGACTCAGAGTATGTGGAACTTATAAGCAAATTAAACCAGAAACAATATGAGTTCCTAAATATTGTACAAGACCAGTTACTTGAAAAACAATCATTTTATTGCGTACTTAGTGGACCAGCTGGTACAGGAAAAAGTCACCTAATAACAGCCATAACTCAAACATTATTAAGACATTACAATTCAATTCCTGGAAATAAACCTGAAAGTATCAAAGTTTTACTTGCTGCACCAACAGGCAAAGCAGCATTTAACATTGGCGGAATAACTCTACATTCTGCTCTGTCCTTACCAGTTAATCAATACGATGATGACTTGATTCCCTTAAGCCATGAAACAGTCAACACAATCTATTCTGCCTTATGTGAACTTAAACTAATCATAATTGACGAGTATTCCATGGTTGGTGCCAAAATGTTTGGACATGTAAACAGCAGATTGCAGCAAATCTTCAAATCTGATGAAGCATTTGGAAACATTCCCATTGTCATGTGTGGCGACAGTCGTCAACTACCACCAGTAGGagattcctttttatttttgccATCAAAGAGGAATCCCTACAAGGAAATCTGTGGCACTTATTTATGGGACCTTTTTAAGTACTTTGAATTAACCGAGATTATGAGACAAAGTAACGATAAATCATTTGCCATCGCCTTAAATAATATGGCATGTGGTGCGATGACTGACGACGATGTGAAGTTAATTAAGTCGAGAGAGGTTCCTACTGACTTCCAAATCCCAGAAGACACCATCCATTTATTCAGCTACAATAGTGATGTGGATGCATACAATAACGAAAAATTGTCTACGTATAACACAGAGCGGTCGGTGAGTGAAGCCAAAGATGTAGTTAAAGGTAGTTGCtctgaaaaactaaaaacattatttttggaatatgcgaaaggtttaaaaaaatctgagagTTTTGGCTTAATGTTGACTGTAACTCTACAATTAAATGCAAAATATATGATCTCTCTCAACATAGATACCAAGGACGGTTTAGTCAATGGTGCAACAGGTGCCCTTCGAAAAATTGAATATGATCACAATCAGATTCCAAATAGAGTATGGATAGAATTTTTCGATACAAAGACTGGTATAGATTGTCGAAACAAACATAAAGCCCACATGGAAGCCCACAACATACCGACCACTTGGACACCAATACTAAAAACTGCAAGAGCGATCAAAATCCAAAAAGGGAGTAACGTCCACGTCGAAAGGCTACAGTTTCCACTTCTCATCAGTGAGGGAATCACCATCCATAAGAGTCAAGGTGCTACCTATGAACAAGTGGTTGTTCACATAAGAAAGCAAATGTCCAGAAGCAGTGTGTATGTTGCCTGCAGCCGAGTTACCAAACTAAGTGGATTGTACATCATTGGACAATTCAAGGCTCCAAGACCACCAACCGACAAAGATGTTGCTTTCAAGGAACTCAAAAATTTGCAGACTAATAAGCTCCTAATATCCAG cAACCCAAGCATCCTTACAGGAAGATGA
- the LOC126745941 gene encoding uncharacterized protein LOC126745941, whose protein sequence is MVSARIPFMQIREVGYARQCYITGQIVNVPVNVDTTTRILPRNLDDTQTIQVQLKKKLNFKNAYLLETIRPAVVIKAAKYLCQQPLYVQEGIQVSDNWQKDIENYISSQQNHNDDDDILIDALIRQIDLESFKCSTTKHINNIAVDKLNNCETMEVEKSNIAVRCSKKEANIYQLDEFLEDEDEEPLNPGGQETLLDKNNLENICFAPGEGKTPIHLMQDKYSDELSFPSLYCGKMKQFFIKYSYSDEIKIQLQHKDRRFARTDYLLYTFKKSQIILLTKAVYTCLRKKKNESGKYTAGQVIQPDFIEQLVKNDDGYHFLNKIKGSPAYWKQEKTKLMCMIRQFGIPTLFITISAAETAWPELIVILAKVVDGKEISLEEANTLSYLDKTRLIRTDPITCARYFDHRFKLLFKHMKSDSGPFKQHPIVHFYYRVEFQHRGSPHIHGLLWLADAPKFDETAESFKECCKFADKFITCQGDLESVNEIIQFNTHHHSKSCKKDIKGYEVCRYGIPYLPMDETTILMPIKLDKKIDTNKELRKTMSEKLLLIKTKLQNKPDLSFEGFLADLCMSKEEYLTIIQHNIFKTTMFLKRRPKDCFINNFNEEIFTMMRSNMDIQLVYEPYGCCSYIVNYINKSQRGVSDLLMRTMEAVKKGNLDIKGKLKAMASVFLNASEVSAQEAAYCVLQIPLHETSSGYIYIPTNPIKERTKLLKSLAELKEMSAEDTNIYCDGLIEHYEQRPDKLENICLAELAAYYQFSKKEEQSKKKSS, encoded by the exons ATGGTCTCAGCCAGAATACCATTTATGCAAATTAGGGAAGTTGGCTATGCAAGACAGTGCTATATAACTGGTCAAATTGTTAATGTACCAGTTAATGTAGATACCACTACTAGAATCCTTCCAAGAAATTTAGATGACACACAGACAATTCAAGTTCagctaaagaaaaaacttaatttcaaaaatgcttaTTTGCTTGAAACCATTAGACCTGCAGTTGTAATTAAAGCAGCTAAATATTTATGTCAACAACCCCTGTATGTCCAAGAAGGTATTCAAGTGTCTGACAATTGGCAGAAAGACATAGAAAACTACATTAGCTCACAACAAAATCATAATGACGATGATGATATATTAATAGATGCATTAATTAGGCAGATTGATCTTGAATCATTCAAGTGTAGTACaacaaaacatataaataatattgcggTGGATAAACTAAATAATTGTGAAACAATGGAAGTCGAAAAATCAAATATTGCTGTAAGGTGTAGTAAAAAAGAGGCCAATATCTATCAGTTGGATGAATTTCTAGAAGATGAGGATGAAGAACCATTGAATCCTGGTGGCCAAGAAACTTTATTAGACAAGAATAATCTAGAAAACATCTGTTTCGCCCCTGGGGAAGGAAAAACTCCAATCCATTTAATGCAGGACAAGTACAGTGATGAACTCTCCTTTCCAAGTCTATATTGTGGAAAAATGAAacaattctttattaaatacaGCTACTcagatgaaattaaaatacaacTTCAACACAAAGACAGGAGATTTGCAAGGACAGATTATCTTCTATACACATTTAAAAAGagccaaataattttattaacaaaagctGTGTATACATGCCTTAGGAAGAAGAAAAATGAAAGTGGAAAATATACAGCTGGACAAGTCATACAACCCGATTTCATCGAGCAACTTGTAAAAAATGATGATGGctatcattttcttaataaaataaaaggttcTCCGGCATACTGGAAACAAGAGAAAACAAAACTAATGTGTATGATTCGACAGTTTGGAATTCCAACATTATTCATAACCATTTCTGCAGCTGAAACAGCATGGCCTgaattaattgtaatattagCCAAGGTTGTTGATGGTAAAGAAATTTCACTTGAAGAAGCTAATACCCTCTCTTATTTGGATAAGACCCGTTTAATCAGGACCGACCCTATAACGTGTGCTCGATATTTTGACCATAGATTTAAGTTGCTATTTAAACACATGAAGAGTGATAGTGGACCATTTAAACAACACCCAATAGTGCATTTTTACTATCGAGTAGAATTTCAACATCGTGGCTCACCCCATATCCATGGATTACTATGGTTAGCAGATGCCCCCAAATTTGATGAAACCGCTGAAAGTTTCAAAGAATGCTGCAAGTTTGCCGACAAGTTCATCACTTGCCAGGGAGATCTAGAGAGTGTCAATGAAATAATCCAATTCAACACTCATCATCATTCAAAGTCTTGCAAGAAAGATATAAAGGGATATGAG gtctGCAGATATGGTATCCCCTATCTTCCTATGGATGAAACCACCATATTGATGCCTATTAAACTGGACAAGAAAATAGATACCAATAAGGAGCTAAGAAAAACCATGTCCGAAAAATTgttgttaataaaaacaaaattacaaaataaaccTGATTTGTCCTTCGAAGGATTTTTAGCAGATCTCTGTATGTCAAAAGAAGAATATCTAACAATAATTCAACACAACATATTTAAGACAACAATGTTCCTAAAGAGAAGACCTAAAGATTGTTTCATCAACAACTTCAATGAAGAAATATTTACTATGATGAGAAGTAATATGGATATCCAGCTAGTCTATGAACCTTACGGTTGTTGTAGCTATATAGTcaactatataaataaatccCAAAGAGGTGTGTCAGATTTACTCATGAGAACAATGGAAGCGGTTAAAAAAGGCAACCTCGACATCAAAGGTAAATTAAAGGCAATGgcgtcagtttttttaaatgctagTGAAGTGAGTGCTCAAGAAGCGGCCTATTGTGTGCTTCAGATTCCCCTGCATGAAACGTCCAGTGGATATATTTACATTCCTACTAACCCAATAAAGGAAAGAACAAAGCTATTAAAATCCTTAGCAGAACTAAAAGAAATGTCTGCTGAGGACACCAATATCTATTGTGATGGCTTGATTGAACATTATGAACAGAGACCAgacaaacttgaaaatatttgctTGGCAGAATTGGCCGCCTATTATCAATTCTCCAAGAAGGAAGAACAATCAAAAAAA aagtCATCCTAA